The Halichondria panicea chromosome 17, odHalPani1.1, whole genome shotgun sequence DNA segment TCAGTGATGAGGCACAGGTCAGTGCCAGCGACGGGGTAgagggtgtgtgggagtgGCCTGGGTGGGTCACATGATACCGTGCGGTTACATAGGAACAATGATGATGGCATTTTACCTAGCTTGATTATAACCAATTGAAATATAGTGTGTATCCTAAGTGTGCAACAGGTGATGAATGTATAACAAAAACCACATCAAAGAGATTATCTCCTTTTGTGTAGGGTTGCCAACTCACACTCTCAATGATCGGACAGTCCTGTCAGGGATCTTCTTGAGTGCCACCACCATGGAGACAAGAGAATCTTCATCAACCAGCTTAGGCTTGCTCTTCTTTTGCACAGTACTGTGATATGTCTGGAGTGCTGCTACTGCCTTGCTCACCTGTGCAAGCAACAACAGGTTAAGTAGCAgcatactattattatacagttccCTCACCAAAGTCTCATCCATGATGCTGGTTTGCTCAAGCCTATTATTTTTGGCTGGGTTGCAACCACGTGGCTTTACCTCAGTATAAACAAGCCCTTGCAAACGGCTAGATATCTATTCCGTTCTATTAAGGAAACATCGGCCTCTATTTATTTCATCACATATCGACGACCTTTGCCCACATTTCAATGTCTTATAACAAATTCTCAATCTGTACACACATATATAACAACATGATATCTAggcacattataattatacaatgatcAGCAAGGTAGAAAGTTATTGGATAATAACGTCATCAATCATGCACTCCACTGTTCCCAATGCAGACATCTCgatctgtgtgcattgtgcatgcattgtGTACATCGTAATTATCTCCAAGCATATAGAACATAGAACGAAGACTAATCAGTATATACTTATTTTTGTCCACACTTTCAATTTCAGTTTACTTACCTGATTTGTCCTGAGAGTATATCATAGTAAAGCGAACCCATAGTCAGGAGCAGTAACGTCAGGAATCTTGAACCGCTGCCAGTAACACATTAGTACTTGACTTAAAAGTCGCTTTCGATTCGCACTGTGACTTGCCCTGAGGGTACATCATAGTGATGTTGAAAGCGAACCCATATTCAGGAGTAGTAACGTCAGGACAACTACTAGTATTTCAACTTCCTCCATACCATACATCAATTAGTTTGGGAAACACTATATGTATGaaacacacctacacacatacagatgCAACAAAGCATACACATTAGTCTATAAAATATGTATGGAACGATAACAGATGACCAAAGATACATGATCACGTACGTCTCACGGCACCACTCAGtcaggtatacatgtaatacccGAAACGTTATAAATAGCACTATGCAACAACCAAACCATAGCACACAGTCATCATTATGTAAGCCATTGTTATGTATTTCCAGAGCTAGTTTTTCACCCTATAATTTAATTGTAGAGCATTACCTCAACACGATATGGTAGTTGCAAGACGGTCTATTTATGTTTGGCTATCACACACTGATCAACTGCAAAGAACCAATATATTAAGAGTGGCTTGTTCAAGCCGATAGGATTCTAAAGTTCTCAGAATACTACATGAACATGTTTTGATATCACAGTGTTGTCGGAGAAGTCACCAACATTCCATCACGAGACCTGCTTCCAGTGATCAAACTTCCCCTGACCAACACAGGGCTAGCAATAAAACGCTTGGTTTCTGCTCTGAAGCTCACCATCAGACACTGCTGACAGTTGCTGGAGGGGTCATGGCCATGCATTACATGCACCTATCTGATCAAGGTGTATAAAGGATGCCCCATAGTGTATGCCGTTGGTCCTTCTGAGACCGGAAAGTCTACATCAATTAGGGCTGCTCTTGCAATCTCTGGTTagtatatcatgcatgcaatttgTGATACTATTTCATCCCTACACTTGCAGGATGTTCTCAGGCGATGTATGTCAAGGGTTCCAATGCATTCTTTCTCGAAAGATCGGCGGTATCTTCCTTGCCGTATGCCATTGATGACCCCCCCAAGGCTAGGTCCAAGAACAACTCTGTGGATGTGGATGACCTCATTGTGGACTTGCACGATGGCTGCAAAACAGCAAACCTCAGGAGTGGGCCCCTGAAACCTATCTCGATTCCATTGGTGGCATCCAACTTCAGCCAGAAGCAGGAAGATAGGTtactacgtatatatatataattcagggtgtcatacaggggagggggaaagggggatatcTCCCCTCTAGCTccaacccccctccccccctaaaatttgcattcaggtactagttggggtcggcaattttacatactaacagggtaacAATAACAGtttacctttttttagcaagttacttatttcccccctctatactcaaaatcctgtatgacaccttataattatgtgtgatttTCTACAATAGAGTAACTACACGTACGTGCACCATGTCCTTTGTCCTGCCCACCGTTGGGCCCACAACAATGGAGGAAGAGGAAAGTTGGGCAGAATTGGATGACATCATTAGTGGAGGGGAGCTGTCATCATGTATCGGTTGGGCTATTTCTATCGGAGAATGCCCAACCCTGCAGGAAGAAGTAATGGCCATCAAAGACAAGCTTAACTCGGTTGAGGGGAGAAAGTTAAAGAATTGGGCCATTCTTCTCTACTTTGTGAAGAAGGtgaaataaattatatatatctcGTAAATGTTTAATTGTcgttgcacattaattttattagcTTCTTTGTGTTGGCAATGAACATGAGGACGAGGAACCCCAAGAATTCCTAAACATTTTGGATTATGTCCGAGAAGGTGTGCGCTCCACACAGTCACCGACCACTCTGCCGACTATTCTGGACCCAGACAGTGTGTTAAGCACAACATTAACCAACATTCTCAACTTCTGTCGCACCAAAAGTCTGAAAGATGTAAGGACCTATGTTTTTTCCCTGTTTGGTTGGTATATTACTGTATGTGATGTGATGGGCCATACGCCACTACAGACTTATAATTGAAACTTTGTGTATACGTAATAGGTGAACGTGTTCGCTCGCTGTGGGTGCTATGTCCGGAAGCAAAACAATCAACGAAAGGAAGTTTTGCTGTCGTACTTGAAGATGTAGGATCTGCTCTTACGTATTCTCGTGCCAAAGTGAAACATATTGTGGAAACCTCGAATTATGGGACGTCGAGTTCCTACCGCTTCCTGCAGGGCACTCATGATTCAAAGAAGAGAAGATGTCTAGCGTTTTATGTCGACAACATTCCTGAAAAGCTAAGAAGCAAACTGTTGGACGGTAACTGCCAGCTAGttttttgcatgcatgacaatTATATTGGGTTAACCCCTTTCAGTCACAACAAAGGAGTCGTACAACATTCATTGGAGCCTCGATGACGATGATGGTGTAGGTGAGTGCTAGGAGTTATTGCAATAACTGTTGCATTGTGACGTCCCCATAGTATTACTAGTTTGACTAACCTTTATTAGGCTGGTGGAAAGTATCTCGACCCTGTTGACATTATAATATCTCAAACTCTCACTACCGTGCAAGGTTCAGGGGTTGTAGCCAGGTGGTATACGTGTGCAAAGTGCCTGTCAAAATTGTTTGGACTACGCCTGCAGCTTGTTTTTAACTATTTTCAtcataaaacacataattaaagTGTATTATATGtatgtcattataattatgactgcatGCAGAGGATGGCAAGGATGATGATCCCAGTGACAAGGAGGACGACGACCCCTTCCCCACCGATGGTGAGAAGAAAAACGATGATCCTCCCCCCAGTAACAAGGAGGACGACGACCCATTCCCCAGCTTAGGTGTCAAGAATCTTCCCCCCAGTGACAAGGAGGACGACGACCCCCTCCCCAGCGTGGGTGACACTAAAGATGACGATCTTCCCCCCAGTGACAAGGAGGACGACGACCCCTCCCCAGCGTGGGTGACACTAAAGATGACGATCTTCCCCCCCGTGACAAGGAGGACGACGACCCCTCCCCAGCGTAGGTGACACTAAAGATGACGATCCCTCCCCCAACGACAACAATCCCCCCCCTAGCGACAAGAAGGCCAAACGTAAGAGAATCACTGCAGAACCTGCTGCTGCAAAGAAAAAACGTTTGGGGGAAGCAAGTCTCTTACGTGATGGCCTCGGGAAGTCGTACACACCCAAAAATCTGAAGAGGCGCACCCGCAACTCTGCATTGTCTGATTTCTAGTATTACGTGCAACGTACCCCTTacttttgttagctacaatgaCATTCTTTATTGCTGGCTGATTCAGCGATAGTTTATCTATATGCAAAATATTATACGTACAACCCCTTTGCtacttattattattattgctggcTGATTCAGCGATAGTCCAGTATTATTCTTTACGTTAGGCTGTGTAATGTTCAAAAAATTTATGATCATAACAAAATGATTTTTCTCCTTACAATGTCTAGTAACCTTCAAAACAAGCAATGTCCGGTTTACAATTGACCCTTCTTTACTTAAGCTTATAACTTGCCACTTGAGATTTAGTTTTCGAAGTGAATACAGCGTATATATGTAGGCAGTTTATGTTCGCAATAGGGAGCTATAGAGTAgtccaccacatcattgtatACTTTCTTTATTTCTCCAACGTTTTTTTCTGTTGAAACAATTTCATACAATGTGATTGTCTCGAATTCAGACCACTGCCCTTTAGCCACGTCTTTGTTGCGATCCACAGCAAAACGTTTGCTGCTAGGTAAACTCATTTGTAAGTGATGTTTTCTACCCATCCTCTTAGCTGTTGTTGGTGATTCTGAAATAGGTTTCTTTCCATTTGGGTTGTGGCAATTTACACATTGATAATGTGAAGTACATTGCCGATTGTTTTTTAAACAGCAACACCTGGAAGCGTAAAATGGGCTGTTCTTGCAAGATGTGGAGCTAATTTTCTTGTTTGTCCCACATCTGCAGGAAATGTTAGTGCTGTTTTCTGTGTTTGCTGAAATTGGTGTATTTGCTGTGTTACTAACGAATGGTAGTGCAGCATCATAGTGTCCATTACGTAGATCACGAATGCAGTAGCGCATGAATCTATgctgcttgtacatgtaggcgtAACATCGGTAGTTGGAAGTCTGGTATCAGCCGAAAAAATCACAATAGAACACTGTAGACTATTAGCAATTGCAAGAGGCATTGCATTGACTGATGTGAAAATTGGGCTGTAGAAATTTGTTGACCTCCGTCTCATAATCATCAACTAATGGGTCTATAAATGGTTCGTATTCAGCACGTTTACAACCAAGCATCTCAGTAACAAACTTTCATAGCCAGTTTGCTGATATTTTCAGTTTCAATGCCATTGCTAATTCCCATGTTGCTGAGTATTGAATGCCACTCTTTCGATTGCGTTACCACGTTTTTCGCAATGGCTGAGAAAAAACAGTTGCCGTCTCCTATTATAGGAgtgaaaaattaataagcCCATTTGATTGCAATGTTTGACTTAGTTGTGATTCTGAAGATACATCAGCAGAGCAGCCCTGTTTTCTAACCCACTGTTCGAAGCAAAATGTTTAACAAGTTCTCCTAGCTTAACGAGACCCATGTACTTGAGTGACGTTAGGACGTGAAACTTTGTTAATGCATGTAGATAAATAACTTTTACCTCATCAAAATCAAACATGCAAGAGGATACATCAATCTCGCATTGGGTGTCAGTTTCTCGAGTTTCTCTGTCTTTGGGTAGTATTCCAATCGGTTGTAATGGCCCACAAGTAAGGTCATGTCTGAACCTACTGTTACAAACTGGTTCAGACAAAGTCTTTGATTTCACTGTTTTGGCAGAGTTGTACGAATGAATTACAACGGCCTGCGTTTATcaaagatataattattaatgctcTGGAGTGTACATAAAGGAGGGCCACTAATTAAGTTAtgagtctaataattatgacctacaAAGAAAGACTCACCAAGTTAAAGCTGTATCACTTTGAACTGGCTGACATAATATTTTTTTTAAGTCTTATAATAACCAGTCCTGTCGATTCAAATCAAAAACTTTATTTCGTGACAGTCAAACCTTAATACTCGCTCCTCTGTAAAATTTACTCTTTGTCACACTCGTTCATACTCAAACCAGTCACGTCACTTTTATTTTAATCGCCTTCCGAGACTCTGGAACTCCCTCCCTGCCATTAGTCATACGAGTGTATCAAATCAAAAGTCAAAGAGTTTTTGTGGGCTCACTTTTTCACCAACTTTAATATACTGTTCATTTCACTTCCACTGGTCCTTGTAGCAAATGCACAGCTATTCCTTTCCACAACGGTTTTTAGCTGTGTTTGTGCTTCGCTTAAATCCTCCCTTTAGTTTAGAGGCATTCTGACTATTACCCTTCATGCAGTCATACATTAATACTTTGTCCTACCTCATGTCAGTGTTGTCAAAATACATGTGTGCAgtgaaaccataattattaatactgTACTCGAGACCAGCCATTCGTTATCTAACGAACGgttggtctcgaggctaatgtATGTAACCACCGTAGACTCGCTGACCAGTCCAATCTAGGGATTGGactggccagcgagtctaCGTAATGACGACTCTTGCAGTGTAGTGTATACTTGGATCTAAGTAGAGGAAGACCTCATCAGGTGGTCTAGGCTGTTCTGGATTCCTCACTATATCTATGATCTAACATATGGATCTAGCAAAGGCCTTTGACAAGGTTCCTCACAAAGAGCTTTTATTTAAATTCTGGACTGGACTGGTATAACTGGAAATGGTTTAGAAACTACCTGATAGGTGTCACTTGTTCAATCATCATGCTTGGTGCTCGGAGGCTCTATATAAGGTGGAGTACAGCTGtgcagaggaggctggaaccactgagcttagctaattaaggtcactaattgaaTTTATCCCATTTTCTCTTGcattaaaacgttatttttcagggggggtcaaattttattgtcgccaattttgctcagaagcagagatacaagtctcaAAGCCAGCTATGGCTATACagtgacctcgagaacaagccgctcatgatatcgaggctagtacaagagcaaGACTTTTGATTGCAATTATATCTctgcaaaattggcgaaaataaaatttgacccccccctgaaaaataacgttttaattTAAACTTTTTAAACGGATATAGACATGATATATGATTTAAACTGatatagacactaaaaactaggcttgaaaTATTAAATGGGGTTTAACAGTGCGGAGCAGGTCAAAGGGGCTCGCACATGTGCAGCAATGGGCAGTCAGTACCTCGTGGCTTGTGCTCACATTGGAACTTAGACACATGCGCAGCAACATTCGTTACCTCGTGGCTTAAGTCAGCAGCAACCAGGACGAGTGTGCTATCTCTTTCGCTATCTCTTTCGATCGAGTGTCATCTCTTACCATCCTCATCCATGGCCTCTCCCGTCGGAACCAGCAGTGGACGCCTAAGTTAGACTATTGCGGTGCAGTCTGGGACCCTCATCACCACACAGATATAGAAAAACTGGAAAGCGTTCAAAAATTTGCAGGGAAAATTGTAACGAAGCAGTGGAGGGCAGAATACCCTGACCTGCTTGCCTCCTTAAACTGGAAACCTCTGTCATCTCGAAGGAAGAACCAAAAACTGAAAGTCTGCTTTAATATACTTAATAatttatctataataattatctcccAATGTTTTCACCCTCCATCCTCGCCCTTCCCCCCCCCGTCACCCTCATAATCAAATTATTTTTAAACCATTTGTTAAAACCCTAGCCCATAGACATTCCTTTTTTGTAAGCGTAATCCCTATTTGGAATCAACTTTTTAAAGATGAGAATGCTCCATTCGACCTGGGGAATTAGACTTGGTGCACAGAAAGTGAGTGAGAAGCTAACTTCAGTACTGAAATATGATTCTTCCCCCTCTCCCCAGCTCTTAATCTTGAGAATGAAAGAATCTGCAACCTCCTGTGATGAGATTGAAGTCAGAACTTGCAGCATTGATGTGAGGAACTTCGAATCACTGGTACCGCTATTAGTGGCCGCCTTTTGTAAGTTAAAAACATTACATTGCATAACTTTTTTGGCATGCAGATGCGATTGATG contains these protein-coding regions:
- the LOC135351419 gene encoding uncharacterized protein LOC135351419, encoding MSFVLPTVGPTTMEEEESWAELDDIISGGELSSCIGRGTPRIPKHFGLCPRRCALHTVTDHSADYSGPRQCVKHNINQHSQLLSHQKSERCERVRSLWVLCPEAKQSTKGSFAVVLEDVGSALTYSRAKVKHIVETSNYGTSSSYRFLQGTHDSKKRRCLAFYVDNIPEKLRSKLLDVTTKESYNIHWSLDDDDGVEDGKDDDPSDKEDDDPFPTDGEKKNDDPPPSNKEDDDPFPSLGVKNLPPSDKEDDDPLPSVGDTKDDDLPPSDKEDDDPSPAWVTLKMTIFPPVTRRTTTPPQRR